A region from the Pseudonocardia petroleophila genome encodes:
- a CDS encoding class I SAM-dependent methyltransferase, whose amino-acid sequence MSSDARRAFLSAALRRPGTMGAVAPSSARLAEVLSSVVPRTGEPVVVELGPGTGAVSAVIAERLPAGGRHLAVELDPDMVAYLRRTRPGLEVVPGDARELGALLAEHGVGRVDAVVCGLPWALFDDGVQADVLREVGRAIGDTGAFTTFAYLQGMAMPAAQRFRARLRGAFEEVLVSATVWRNVPPAFVYVCRRPVG is encoded by the coding sequence GTGAGTTCCGACGCCCGCCGCGCCTTCCTGTCCGCCGCCCTGCGCCGCCCCGGCACCATGGGGGCGGTCGCACCGAGCTCCGCGCGCCTCGCGGAGGTGCTGTCCTCGGTGGTGCCGCGCACCGGGGAGCCGGTCGTCGTCGAGCTGGGCCCGGGCACCGGCGCGGTGAGCGCCGTCATCGCCGAACGGCTCCCGGCCGGGGGCCGGCACCTCGCCGTGGAGCTCGACCCCGACATGGTCGCCTACCTGCGCCGCACCCGTCCGGGCCTCGAGGTCGTGCCCGGCGACGCGCGCGAGCTCGGCGCGCTGCTGGCCGAGCACGGCGTCGGCCGCGTCGACGCGGTCGTGTGCGGCCTGCCGTGGGCCCTGTTCGACGACGGCGTGCAGGCCGACGTCCTGCGCGAGGTCGGCCGGGCGATCGGCGACACCGGCGCCTTCACGACGTTCGCCTACCTGCAGGGCATGGCGATGCCCGCGGCGCAGCGGTTCCGCGCGCGGCTGCGCGGGGCGTTCGAGGAGGTGCTCGTGAGCGCGACGGTGTGGCGCAACGTGCCGCCCGCGTTCGTCTACGTGTGCCGGCGTCCCGTCGGGTGA